A stretch of the Mycobacteroides immunogenum genome encodes the following:
- a CDS encoding fumarate reductase/succinate dehydrogenase flavoprotein subunit, translating to METPELDSAVRLDCDVLVIGGGTAGTMAALTAAENGAQVILLEKAHVRHSGALAMGMDGVNNAVIPGKAEPEDYVAEITRANDGIVNQRTVYQTATRGFAMVQRLERYGVKFEKDKHGEYAVRRVHRSGSYVLPMPEGKDVKKALYRVLRQKSMREKIRIENRVMPVRVLTDNGRAVGAAGFNTRTGEFVTVGAKAVILATGPCGRLGLPASGYLYGTYENPTNAGDGYAMAYHAGAELSGIECFQINPLIKDYNGPACAYVANPFGGYQVNAQGERFVDSDYWSGQMMTEVKNEIESARGPIYLKVTHLPEETLSALEGILHTTERPTRGTFHANRGHDYRTHDIEMHISEIGLCSGHSASGVWVDEHARTTVPGLYAAGDLACVPHNYMIGAFVYGDLAGEHAASTLPKTPAPLELPVDQLKEAHELIYRPLRHPDGPPQPQVEYKLRRFVNDYVAPPKTAAKLSLAVQTFERMTDEVGQIGARTPHELMRAAEVSFIRDCAEMAARSSLTRTESRWGLYHDRADLPNRDDENWRYHLNLRKGSDGDMDFVKRPVAPYFVPVPGLDDLPSGETEPIAVHQPELLGGKAPATRVTAVIPANSEQPPSPRIAAVLALEAPTVADLWQYLTDDDPGVRRTAIAALTEHIPTGYADALLDALGDNDSSVRHTAAEGVRELVEVLDNPAAIRGHVAAPDPLVRSTALYVASARRVGDPPAYVASLRDPDHRVRIEAVRALVSVDDATSIGTAAADDNREVRIAVANGLAKLSAGEETVRALVHDGDPLVRAAALTALGVLGVDDGILGAVDEALKAPAWQVRQGAVRALAGASAELAVPRLARTLIDEHLDVRKSAVLSLSQWAPSEPTVRDALTGALQDGDADVRAYARQALAAG from the coding sequence ATGGAGACCCCTGAACTCGATAGTGCCGTCCGCCTGGACTGCGATGTGCTGGTCATCGGCGGCGGTACCGCCGGAACCATGGCGGCACTGACGGCTGCAGAAAATGGGGCGCAGGTGATCCTGTTGGAGAAGGCTCATGTGCGGCACTCCGGGGCGCTGGCCATGGGAATGGATGGCGTCAACAACGCCGTCATTCCCGGCAAGGCCGAGCCGGAAGATTACGTCGCGGAGATAACTCGCGCCAATGACGGAATAGTCAACCAGCGCACCGTGTACCAAACAGCGACACGCGGTTTCGCGATGGTGCAGCGTCTGGAACGCTATGGCGTCAAGTTCGAGAAGGATAAGCACGGCGAGTACGCGGTGCGTCGCGTGCACCGATCGGGTTCCTATGTGCTGCCGATGCCCGAGGGCAAGGACGTCAAGAAGGCGCTGTACCGCGTGCTGCGGCAGAAGTCGATGCGAGAGAAGATCCGCATCGAGAACCGGGTCATGCCGGTGCGCGTTCTCACCGATAACGGCCGAGCGGTTGGTGCGGCGGGTTTCAACACGCGCACCGGTGAATTCGTCACGGTTGGCGCCAAGGCGGTGATCCTGGCGACCGGGCCATGCGGACGCCTCGGCCTGCCGGCATCCGGCTACCTGTACGGCACCTACGAGAATCCGACCAACGCCGGAGACGGATACGCGATGGCGTACCACGCCGGAGCGGAGCTGTCGGGGATCGAGTGCTTCCAGATCAACCCGCTCATCAAGGATTACAACGGCCCCGCCTGCGCATACGTCGCCAACCCCTTCGGTGGATACCAGGTGAACGCGCAGGGGGAGCGGTTCGTCGATTCCGACTATTGGTCGGGTCAGATGATGACGGAGGTCAAGAACGAAATCGAGTCCGCGCGGGGTCCCATCTACCTGAAGGTGACTCATCTACCGGAGGAGACCCTCTCGGCGTTGGAGGGCATCCTGCACACCACTGAGCGCCCCACCCGGGGGACCTTCCACGCCAACCGCGGGCACGACTACCGCACCCACGACATCGAGATGCATATATCCGAAATAGGTTTGTGCAGTGGGCATTCCGCTTCGGGGGTGTGGGTGGACGAGCATGCGCGTACCACGGTGCCGGGCCTCTACGCGGCCGGTGATCTGGCGTGCGTGCCGCACAACTACATGATTGGCGCCTTCGTATATGGCGATCTGGCTGGTGAGCACGCGGCCTCCACCCTGCCGAAAACGCCGGCGCCGCTGGAGTTGCCGGTCGACCAGCTCAAAGAGGCGCACGAGTTGATCTATCGCCCGCTGCGCCACCCCGATGGCCCGCCCCAGCCCCAGGTCGAATACAAGCTACGCCGCTTCGTCAATGACTATGTGGCCCCGCCGAAGACAGCGGCCAAGCTGTCTCTGGCCGTGCAGACATTCGAGCGGATGACCGATGAGGTGGGTCAGATCGGCGCGCGCACCCCGCATGAGCTGATGCGGGCGGCCGAGGTGTCATTCATCAGGGATTGCGCCGAGATGGCGGCCCGCTCGTCGTTGACCCGCACCGAATCTCGGTGGGGTCTGTACCACGACAGGGCCGACCTGCCGAATCGCGACGATGAGAACTGGCGCTATCACCTGAACCTGCGTAAGGGCAGCGACGGCGATATGGATTTTGTGAAGCGGCCTGTTGCGCCCTACTTCGTTCCGGTTCCGGGTCTGGACGATCTTCCATCGGGGGAGACCGAACCCATCGCGGTTCACCAGCCTGAGTTGTTGGGTGGCAAGGCTCCGGCCACCCGGGTTACTGCGGTCATTCCCGCGAACAGCGAGCAGCCACCGTCCCCGCGGATCGCGGCGGTGCTCGCGCTGGAGGCGCCGACCGTGGCGGACTTGTGGCAGTACCTCACCGATGACGACCCGGGTGTCCGCCGCACCGCCATCGCGGCGCTGACCGAACATATTCCCACCGGCTATGCGGACGCGCTGTTAGATGCGTTGGGTGACAACGATTCCTCGGTCCGTCACACCGCCGCTGAAGGGGTGCGTGAGCTCGTCGAGGTTCTGGACAACCCGGCGGCGATCCGCGGTCACGTCGCGGCGCCCGATCCGTTGGTGCGCAGTACCGCGCTCTACGTGGCCAGTGCCCGGCGCGTTGGCGATCCGCCGGCGTATGTCGCGTCGCTACGCGATCCTGATCATCGCGTCCGTATCGAAGCGGTGCGGGCCCTGGTGTCGGTCGATGACGCGACGTCCATCGGCACCGCGGCCGCGGACGACAACCGTGAGGTCCGAATCGCCGTGGCCAACGGTCTGGCCAAGCTGTCCGCCGGTGAGGAGACGGTCCGGGCCTTGGTGCATGACGGTGATCCGTTGGTGCGGGCCGCTGCTCTGACGGCTCTGGGCGTGTTGGGAGTCGATGACGGGATTCTCGGCGCGGTTGATGAGGCGCTCAAGGCGCCGGCCTGGCAGGTCAGGCAGGGTGCGGTGCGTGCGTTGGCAGGCGCATCGGCGGAACTGGCCGTTCCCCGGCTTGCGCGGACGTTGATCGATGAACATCTGGACGTACGTAAGTCCGCGGTGCTGAGTCTGAGTCAGTGGGCGCCGTCGGAGCCCACTGTCCGTGACGCACTGACGGGTGCGCTTCAAGACGGTGATGCCGATGTGAGAGCCTATGCGCGACAGGCACTTGCGGCCGGCTGA
- a CDS encoding salicylate synthase, with product MSAVVDPDTGARTWVSVQDGLPDGFAPADLASVLAQEIPERNGDEYLIYERDGEWVLAIGARAGVELDSDGLRIVRDGSVEKRGWSGHPGAALEAAVNEISDGVHRVFGWVAFEFGTYRFNLQHRLAPGTPLARVFAPRAEVVITAERVSVSDESYVDDISRLIGLGAPAIPEPASIDLTPDPSDYRGRVGIATAEIRSGLYHKVILSRRVEVPFVMDFPSTYRLGRHNNTPVRSFLLRLGGIRALGYSPELVTAVEADGTVVTQPLAGTRAFGRGEDADRVARDDLESNAKEIVEHAISVRSSLAEIAEVVDPGSTKVTDFMTVRERGSVQHLGSTVSGELSAGMTRMDALEALFPAVTASGIPKAEGVDAILRLDDHPRGLYSGAVVMMSPNGGLDAALTLRSAYEKDGHTWLRAGAGIIEASTPEREFEETCEKLGSIAPYVIKREA from the coding sequence ATGAGTGCGGTTGTAGATCCCGATACCGGCGCCCGGACCTGGGTTTCTGTACAGGACGGCCTACCGGATGGTTTTGCGCCGGCTGACCTGGCGAGTGTGCTCGCGCAGGAAATCCCTGAGCGCAACGGTGACGAGTACCTGATTTACGAGCGCGACGGCGAATGGGTGCTTGCCATCGGTGCCCGTGCCGGCGTCGAACTGGACAGCGACGGGCTGCGCATCGTGCGCGACGGGTCCGTCGAGAAACGTGGTTGGTCCGGGCATCCGGGCGCGGCTCTCGAGGCCGCCGTGAACGAGATCTCCGACGGCGTGCATCGTGTGTTCGGTTGGGTCGCGTTCGAGTTCGGCACCTATCGATTCAACCTTCAGCATCGGTTGGCCCCGGGTACCCCATTGGCGCGGGTCTTCGCGCCTCGTGCCGAGGTCGTGATCACGGCCGAGCGGGTATCGGTCTCTGACGAGAGCTATGTCGACGACATCAGCCGGCTCATCGGTCTGGGCGCCCCGGCGATTCCGGAACCGGCCTCGATCGACCTGACTCCGGACCCATCCGACTACCGGGGACGCGTTGGCATCGCCACCGCAGAGATCCGATCGGGCCTTTATCACAAGGTGATTCTGTCGCGGCGGGTCGAAGTGCCCTTTGTCATGGACTTCCCCTCCACCTACCGTCTGGGTCGCCACAACAACACGCCAGTACGTTCCTTCCTGTTGCGGCTCGGCGGCATCCGCGCCCTCGGGTACAGCCCCGAGCTGGTCACCGCCGTCGAGGCCGACGGAACCGTCGTCACCCAGCCGCTGGCGGGCACCCGGGCCTTCGGCCGGGGCGAGGACGCCGACCGCGTCGCGCGCGACGATCTCGAATCGAATGCGAAAGAGATTGTTGAGCACGCGATCTCAGTGCGAAGCTCGCTTGCCGAGATCGCCGAGGTGGTGGATCCGGGCAGCACCAAGGTGACCGACTTCATGACCGTGCGCGAGCGTGGCAGCGTGCAGCATCTCGGATCGACCGTCAGCGGAGAGCTCAGTGCCGGTATGACGAGGATGGATGCGCTGGAGGCGCTCTTCCCCGCGGTGACCGCTTCGGGCATCCCCAAGGCCGAAGGTGTCGACGCCATTCTGCGGCTCGACGATCATCCGCGCGGCCTCTATTCCGGCGCGGTGGTCATGATGTCCCCGAACGGCGGCTTGGACGCGGCGCTGACATTGCGCTCCGCCTATGAGAAGGATGGACATACCTGGCTACGAGCGGGTGCGGGCATCATCGAGGCGTCCACCCCCGAGCGCGAATTCGAGGAGACCTGCGAGAAGCTCGGCAGCATCGCTCCTTACGTCATCAAGCGTGAGGCATAA
- a CDS encoding APH(3') family aminoglycoside O-phosphotransferase produces the protein MRPSSVRRMFPRHSWVSVSEGESGASVHGLTADGSALPEFYVKVAPIASANPAHDLAAEADRLEWLAGTGVPVARLVDRGSCDSTTWFVTEAVRGIPASRRWPESQRDAVADAMADLALTLHDLPAADCPFDRRLAVTVAEAENAVREDLVDLDGLEDHYSGCSGEQLLAELYRTRPATEDVVVCHGDLCPDNVLLDPVTWQVTGLIDVGRLGRADRHLDLALAVRQLKIEDDPWFGPRYVHRFKERYGSDRFDTEKIAFYTLLDEFF, from the coding sequence ATGCGCCCCTCGTCTGTACGGAGAATGTTCCCTCGACATTCCTGGGTATCGGTCTCCGAGGGGGAATCCGGGGCATCGGTGCATGGCCTCACGGCCGACGGATCTGCGCTTCCCGAGTTCTATGTGAAAGTGGCTCCGATCGCGTCTGCGAATCCGGCCCACGATCTTGCCGCGGAAGCCGACCGCCTTGAGTGGCTTGCCGGAACTGGTGTTCCCGTCGCTCGGCTGGTGGACCGGGGGAGCTGTGATTCGACGACGTGGTTTGTGACGGAGGCTGTTCGTGGGATTCCCGCTTCTCGGAGGTGGCCTGAGTCGCAGCGGGATGCGGTGGCAGACGCGATGGCGGACCTTGCGCTGACTCTGCATGATCTGCCGGCGGCGGATTGCCCATTCGACCGTCGGTTGGCGGTAACGGTAGCCGAGGCCGAGAATGCCGTTCGCGAGGACCTCGTCGACTTGGATGGTCTTGAGGACCACTATTCCGGATGCTCGGGTGAGCAGCTCCTTGCTGAGCTGTATCGAACGCGCCCCGCCACTGAGGATGTCGTCGTTTGCCATGGCGATCTGTGTCCGGACAACGTGTTGCTCGACCCGGTGACGTGGCAGGTGACCGGGTTGATTGATGTGGGTCGGCTTGGGCGCGCGGACAGGCATCTCGACCTTGCGCTGGCAGTGCGTCAGTTGAAGATTGAGGATGACCCTTGGTTCGGTCCCAGATATGTGCATCGGTTCAAAGAGCGCTACGGCTCGGATCGGTTCGACACCGAGAAGATCGCCTTCTACACGTTGCTCGACGAGTTTTTCTGA
- a CDS encoding (2,3-dihydroxybenzoyl)adenylate synthase, with amino-acid sequence MTQARSTTAASAATPALDGFVPFPSARAEAYRQAGYWSGSTVESLLRSSAARRPQHPAVIDEHRALSYRELDEAADHVAHAFIRLGIAPGDRVLLQLPNRASFAVAFFGLMRAGAIPIMCLPGHRAAELSHFIAVSGACALVIADSAGGFDYRTLAVELTQKHPSLRTVVVDGDAGPFTSWDSLLESVETQGPLPIPQPDAPAVLLVSGGTTAAPKLIPRTHEDYVYNATQAARVCGITEDDVYLVALPAGHNFPLACPGLLGAISTGATTVFLSDPSPESAFETIARHRVSVTALVPSLAQLWAQATAWEPVLPTTLRLLQVGGAKLGADDARTVRESLTPGLQQVFGMAEGLLCLTRPGDPADLLDNSQGRPMCDADEVRIVDEDGADVAPGDAGELLVRGPYTLNGYYRAEADNTRSFTADGFYRSGDRVRALADGYLEVTGRVKDVILRGGESIAALDLESHLQTHPAVHAAAAVGLPDQYLGEIVCAAVVFKGKPLAAAELNQHLQDRGAAAHSRVDKLVAVPTLPLTAVGKIDKRALLASLSN; translated from the coding sequence ATGACTCAGGCCAGATCGACCACCGCGGCATCTGCCGCGACCCCCGCCCTTGACGGTTTCGTCCCATTTCCCTCGGCGCGCGCCGAGGCCTACCGTCAAGCCGGCTACTGGAGCGGTAGCACCGTTGAATCCTTGCTCCGCTCGTCTGCGGCCAGACGACCCCAGCACCCCGCAGTGATCGATGAGCATCGCGCACTGAGCTACCGCGAACTCGATGAGGCGGCCGACCATGTCGCACATGCCTTCATCCGGCTCGGGATAGCACCGGGCGACCGAGTGCTACTCCAGCTGCCCAATCGGGCCTCCTTCGCCGTCGCGTTCTTCGGCCTGATGCGCGCCGGAGCCATACCGATCATGTGCCTACCCGGACACCGGGCCGCCGAACTGTCCCATTTCATCGCGGTCTCCGGCGCCTGCGCATTGGTGATCGCCGATTCTGCCGGTGGTTTCGACTACCGCACACTGGCCGTCGAGCTGACCCAGAAACATCCAAGCCTGCGCACCGTGGTGGTCGACGGCGACGCGGGACCGTTTACCTCCTGGGATAGCCTGCTGGAAAGCGTTGAGACTCAAGGCCCCCTACCCATCCCCCAGCCGGACGCCCCGGCGGTGCTGTTGGTTTCGGGAGGCACCACTGCCGCCCCCAAGCTCATCCCCCGCACCCATGAGGACTACGTCTACAACGCGACGCAGGCGGCACGGGTGTGCGGCATCACCGAGGACGATGTCTACCTCGTCGCACTGCCCGCGGGCCATAACTTCCCGTTGGCGTGCCCTGGTCTACTCGGCGCGATAAGTACTGGTGCCACCACAGTTTTCCTGTCGGACCCGAGCCCCGAGTCGGCGTTTGAGACGATCGCCCGTCATCGGGTGTCCGTGACGGCCCTGGTGCCCTCGCTTGCCCAGCTGTGGGCCCAGGCCACCGCGTGGGAACCCGTGCTGCCGACGACTCTGCGGCTCCTTCAAGTCGGCGGCGCCAAACTCGGCGCCGATGACGCGCGCACGGTACGAGAGTCACTCACCCCGGGCCTGCAGCAGGTATTCGGCATGGCCGAGGGTCTGCTCTGCCTCACGCGCCCAGGTGATCCCGCCGATCTCCTGGACAACAGCCAGGGCCGCCCCATGTGCGATGCCGACGAAGTTCGCATCGTCGATGAGGACGGCGCCGACGTCGCCCCGGGCGACGCCGGGGAGCTGCTGGTACGTGGGCCGTACACGCTCAACGGCTACTACCGCGCCGAAGCGGACAACACCCGCTCATTCACCGCTGACGGCTTCTACCGCAGCGGAGACCGCGTCCGCGCACTGGCGGACGGGTACCTGGAGGTCACCGGCCGCGTCAAGGACGTGATCCTTCGCGGCGGCGAATCCATCGCCGCGCTGGATCTGGAATCACACCTACAGACCCATCCGGCGGTTCACGCGGCCGCAGCCGTCGGCCTACCCGATCAGTATTTGGGCGAGATAGTCTGTGCCGCAGTGGTGTTCAAAGGAAAGCCGCTAGCCGCCGCCGAACTCAACCAGCATCTACAGGATCGCGGCGCCGCGGCTCACTCGCGCGTCGACAAACTGGTCGCGGTTCCCACGCTTCCGCTGACCGCGGTCGGCAAGATCGACAAGCGGGCGCTACTCGCCTCCCTGTCGAACTAG
- a CDS encoding non-ribosomal peptide synthetase: MRTVSEGDVEMGVTSGEAAEGLDPHAASPLSAGQQRIWYAHGATPVLMNLCRSFRLRGELDSGRLRAALAAVVARHEALRTTVHGGANGKPFAVLHQDLPARWVEHDVTDLAGTAQELRLAVLAQREFGATFDLATESPLRVTVIRTGVAEHVVLVVAHRIAWDDESWAVFLTDLTGTYAHGDIATPLPLTPPWDVPSDADADYWSRELANPAEPLELPGRNGSVVPTEWKAQRCAARLSSSVLARVEQLARDADTTPHVVLLAAYSALLHRYTHADDFIVASPVPAPDTHVTGRIGHFGNVLPLRIRPRGAGSFRDLLGQVRRTTLNGIRHQGASLDRVIPRVGFAMGVDPAALFCPPGIHCEKAGFSSQLAYVPLGVSVEMTPEGADLVAEYLVGVLDERLTAQILRHFVNVLDAVLDDPDRALGALDLMDSREAQWLWSASSGERFDAPPATLGDLVAQRVAAQPEATALVYEGRHYSYRETNDLANRLAHWIIQQGIGTEDHVAVLLDRSPDLIITALAIAKAGAVYLPIDPEYPPDRIAHILADAQPKLVIRAPVTDLDRFDVRAPVDADRIRPLSPDNAAYLIYTSGSTGMPKGVTVSHRPLTEYFNWFRAEYRVSGSDRVLQVGSPSFDVSIGEIFGILSCGGRLVIPRPGGLTDVAYLTDLLNSEGVTSMHMVPSLLGLILSLPGVTQWKSLRRVPVGGEALPGPVADKFHATFDASLHNFYGPTEAVINASRYKVRGIQGTRTVPIGTPKINTQIHILDAALRPVPVGVVGEIYIGGTHLARGYHAAAGLTAQRFIADPFTSGQRMYRSGDLARRNAGGDIEFVGRADEQVKIRGFRVELGEISSAIEVDPSVSQALVVVDELPRLGKRLVAYLTPVGGHVVDIDRIRSRIVAALPDYMIPAAYVVLDEIPITPHGKIDRDALPAPGSGIAAEPQQAQTPTQRQVADLFTRVLGYAATGIDDSFESLGGHSLLASKLSAAILSDYGMRIDIREILYSGSIARLAELIDQHLGSSADSADGVAEGEPIPLLPGGHSLYEHGNPRRLAVTCVFRLHDDIARPALEQLLGAVVDGHEALRSRLDRQSMMLVPRVRPALRFVEIVAADPSVAAGAEIARAVDRLDPEQGWMLSAVWLHPENEPGVLILAVHHLAADPVSWRVIMSELESRWHAMTSQAAPVIADTGIGLRRWANSLAAEAHDIGSLPFWVAQLDGDDPAIGSRRIAPETDRDSEVAITVESAPVDVSERLLNSGVPMEQLLAAAAARTIAQWRRARGQLAVEPLLAIQVSGRGESTAGTVGPLSTAYPLRLGGTDPLGAGPRGLLERVARQHRAMPGRSIDYGLLRYLRSDTAAVLRRYRDPQVLLTYLGHDQGFEGDLLRRDEWLSVLGSPVPEPDSAVRHELSIAVLIMKTTEGTTIGTMWRAIPEVLSRAEIAELQSIWHEQLGILAKEQW, from the coding sequence GTGCGCACCGTGAGCGAGGGTGACGTCGAGATGGGCGTTACCAGCGGAGAAGCGGCGGAAGGTCTCGATCCTCACGCCGCATCACCGTTGTCCGCCGGCCAGCAGCGCATCTGGTACGCGCACGGGGCGACTCCCGTTCTGATGAACCTGTGCCGTTCCTTCCGGCTCCGCGGCGAGCTCGATTCCGGCAGGCTGCGTGCGGCGCTGGCCGCTGTGGTCGCCCGGCACGAGGCGTTGCGCACGACGGTCCACGGCGGTGCCAACGGTAAGCCGTTCGCGGTGCTGCACCAGGACCTGCCGGCGCGATGGGTTGAGCACGACGTGACCGACTTGGCCGGCACCGCACAAGAGCTGCGGCTGGCCGTGCTGGCGCAGCGAGAGTTTGGCGCCACGTTCGATCTGGCCACGGAGTCTCCGCTGCGTGTCACCGTCATCCGGACCGGTGTCGCCGAGCATGTCGTACTCGTCGTCGCCCATCGCATCGCGTGGGACGACGAGTCCTGGGCGGTCTTCCTCACCGACCTGACCGGCACCTATGCCCACGGCGATATCGCTACACCGCTGCCGCTGACGCCCCCGTGGGATGTCCCCAGCGATGCGGATGCTGACTACTGGAGCCGTGAGCTGGCGAATCCGGCTGAGCCGCTGGAGCTTCCGGGGCGCAATGGTTCGGTGGTGCCGACTGAGTGGAAGGCGCAGCGCTGTGCCGCACGGCTTTCCAGCTCGGTGCTGGCACGGGTCGAGCAGCTGGCGCGAGATGCCGATACCACGCCTCACGTGGTGTTACTGGCCGCGTATTCGGCTCTGCTGCATCGGTACACACATGCCGACGATTTCATCGTGGCGTCTCCGGTACCCGCGCCCGACACCCACGTAACCGGTCGGATCGGGCACTTCGGCAATGTCCTCCCACTGCGCATACGCCCGCGCGGCGCGGGAAGCTTCCGAGATCTGCTGGGCCAGGTGCGGCGAACTACCCTGAACGGAATCAGGCATCAGGGCGCGAGTCTGGACCGGGTGATCCCACGCGTTGGCTTCGCGATGGGCGTCGATCCTGCCGCCTTGTTCTGTCCGCCGGGAATTCATTGCGAAAAGGCGGGATTCAGTAGTCAATTGGCGTATGTGCCACTGGGCGTGAGCGTTGAGATGACGCCCGAAGGCGCTGATCTTGTCGCCGAGTATCTGGTGGGGGTGCTCGATGAGCGGCTGACCGCGCAGATACTCCGGCACTTCGTCAATGTGCTCGACGCCGTGCTGGATGACCCGGACCGTGCGCTGGGCGCGCTGGATCTCATGGACAGCCGAGAGGCCCAATGGCTGTGGTCCGCGTCATCCGGGGAACGATTTGACGCGCCGCCGGCCACGCTGGGCGACCTGGTGGCCCAGCGTGTGGCCGCCCAGCCGGAAGCCACCGCTCTTGTGTACGAGGGCCGTCATTACTCGTACAGAGAAACCAACGATCTGGCGAACCGTTTGGCGCACTGGATCATCCAGCAGGGTATCGGCACCGAGGATCACGTCGCGGTCCTCCTTGATAGGTCGCCGGATTTGATCATCACCGCGCTCGCCATCGCCAAGGCAGGGGCGGTGTACCTGCCGATCGATCCCGAGTACCCGCCGGACCGCATCGCGCATATCCTCGCCGACGCGCAGCCCAAACTGGTGATCCGTGCTCCGGTAACGGACCTCGACCGATTCGATGTTCGAGCGCCGGTTGATGCCGACAGAATAAGGCCGTTGTCTCCGGACAATGCCGCCTATCTGATCTACACCTCCGGCTCGACGGGCATGCCCAAGGGAGTCACGGTTAGCCACCGTCCGCTTACCGAGTACTTCAACTGGTTTCGGGCCGAGTACCGGGTGAGCGGCTCGGACCGTGTGCTGCAGGTGGGGTCTCCAAGCTTCGACGTGTCAATAGGGGAGATCTTCGGGATCCTCAGTTGCGGTGGCCGCTTAGTCATTCCGCGCCCAGGTGGCCTCACCGACGTCGCCTATTTGACGGACCTCTTGAATAGTGAGGGTGTCACGTCGATGCATATGGTGCCCTCGCTCCTTGGGCTCATCCTGTCGCTTCCCGGTGTGACGCAATGGAAATCGTTGCGACGGGTACCGGTGGGCGGCGAGGCGTTACCGGGGCCGGTTGCGGATAAATTCCACGCAACCTTCGACGCTTCGCTGCATAACTTCTACGGACCGACGGAGGCTGTCATCAACGCCTCCCGGTACAAGGTTCGGGGCATCCAGGGCACGCGGACCGTGCCGATCGGTACTCCGAAGATCAACACGCAGATTCATATCTTGGATGCGGCGCTGCGGCCGGTTCCAGTGGGCGTTGTAGGTGAGATCTACATCGGTGGAACACATCTGGCGCGCGGCTATCACGCTGCGGCCGGCCTCACGGCACAGCGTTTCATTGCCGACCCCTTCACCTCCGGACAGCGCATGTACCGGTCGGGTGACCTCGCGCGGCGCAATGCCGGCGGCGACATCGAATTCGTCGGCCGTGCCGATGAACAGGTGAAGATTCGGGGGTTCCGGGTCGAACTCGGCGAGATTTCCTCTGCTATCGAGGTCGATCCCAGTGTCAGCCAGGCACTGGTGGTGGTTGATGAGCTGCCGCGCCTCGGGAAGCGTCTGGTCGCCTACCTGACACCGGTAGGCGGACATGTGGTCGATATCGACCGGATCCGTTCCCGGATCGTGGCGGCCCTGCCCGACTACATGATTCCCGCCGCGTACGTGGTGCTGGACGAGATTCCCATCACCCCGCACGGCAAGATCGACAGGGATGCACTACCCGCTCCCGGCAGCGGGATTGCCGCAGAACCTCAGCAGGCACAGACGCCGACACAACGGCAGGTCGCTGACCTCTTCACGCGAGTACTGGGTTATGCCGCGACGGGGATCGATGATTCATTCGAATCTCTCGGTGGTCATTCATTGCTCGCGAGTAAGCTCTCGGCCGCGATCTTGTCGGACTACGGCATGCGGATCGATATCCGTGAAATCCTGTACAGCGGCAGCATCGCGCGCCTTGCCGAGCTGATCGACCAACATCTTGGCAGTTCAGCGGATTCGGCGGATGGCGTGGCGGAAGGTGAGCCGATTCCGCTGTTGCCCGGCGGACACAGTCTGTATGAGCACGGAAACCCGCGCAGGCTGGCGGTGACGTGTGTTTTCCGGCTTCATGACGACATCGCCCGGCCCGCGCTGGAGCAGCTTCTCGGTGCCGTTGTCGACGGTCATGAGGCGCTGCGCAGCAGGCTGGACCGCCAGAGCATGATGCTGGTCCCGCGAGTGCGCCCGGCCCTCCGGTTCGTCGAGATCGTGGCCGCGGATCCTTCGGTCGCCGCGGGTGCCGAGATCGCACGAGCGGTGGATCGGCTTGACCCAGAACAGGGTTGGATGCTGTCGGCGGTGTGGCTGCACCCGGAGAACGAGCCGGGTGTCCTCATCTTGGCAGTGCACCATCTTGCCGCTGATCCGGTTTCCTGGCGGGTCATCATGTCCGAGTTGGAATCACGTTGGCATGCCATGACAAGCCAGGCCGCGCCGGTGATTGCCGATACCGGCATTGGCCTTCGCCGATGGGCGAACTCATTGGCGGCCGAGGCGCACGACATCGGAAGTCTGCCGTTCTGGGTCGCTCAGCTCGACGGTGACGATCCAGCCATCGGTTCGCGCAGAATCGCTCCCGAGACGGATAGGGACAGCGAGGTGGCCATCACCGTTGAGTCCGCGCCGGTGGATGTCAGCGAGCGTCTGTTGAATTCCGGAGTACCGATGGAGCAGCTGCTCGCCGCGGCGGCGGCGCGCACCATTGCGCAGTGGCGTCGCGCGCGCGGACAACTCGCGGTCGAGCCCCTGCTGGCGATACAGGTATCGGGCCGGGGCGAGTCAACCGCTGGAACCGTCGGGCCGCTCAGTACGGCCTACCCACTGCGCCTCGGCGGCACCGATCCCTTGGGGGCCGGGCCGCGGGGCCTGCTGGAGCGGGTGGCCCGCCAGCACCGCGCGATGCCGGGCCGGAGCATTGATTACGGGTTGCTGCGATATCTGCGTAGCGATACCGCGGCTGTGCTGCGACGTTATCGCGATCCGCAAGTCCTGCTGACGTATCTCGGCCATGACCAGGGTTTTGAAGGCGACTTGCTTCGCCGTGATGAGTGGCTTTCGGTATTGGGTTCGCCTGTGCCCGAGCCTGATTCGGCGGTGCGTCATGAACTGTCCATCGCCGTGCTGATCATGAAAACCACCGAGGGGACAACCATCGGGACCATGTGGCGCGCGATTCCCGAGGTACTCAGTCGCGCAGAGATCGCCGAACTGCAATCGATATGGCATGAACAGCTGGGAATTCTGGCAAAGGAGCAATGGTGA